From Brevundimonas vesicularis:
TCGATGTGCACCGGATCGCCCAGCCACTCGCCTTCGGCCGCCTCGACCTTGACCTTCAGTCCCTTGACCTCGGCCGCGCTGCGAAAATCGTTGGCGACCCGCTGCAGGAGGTTGTCGGGCCGGAACGGACGGGTCTCCAGGGTCACCGCCCCGTCGCGAAGCCGCACGACATCCAGCAGTTCCTCGACCAGCCGCAACTGCTGACGCCCCGACGCCTTCAGGATTTCCAGCCGCTCGCGCTGTTGCGGCGTCACCAGATCGGCCCCGATGATCTCGGCCATGCCCAGAACGCCGTTCAGGGGCGTACGCAGTTCGTGACTGACGTTGGACAGGAACCGCGTCTTGGCCCGGTTGGCCGCCTCGGCCCGCTGCAGCGCCGCCGACAGGGCCACTTCCGACGCCCTCAGACGCCGCACATCCTTGGTCGTTGTCCATAGCAACGACCCCGTGCCGATCAACAGCACCACGAACAGCAGCAGCAGCAGCGGACCGGCTTTGGTCAGGATCTGATAGCCCGGCTGTTCCGGCGCCCAGACCACAAGGCCTAACAAAACGCCCCCAGCATCGCGGACATCGACGCCGATCATACCTTCGGGCGGCTCTGCATCACCGGGCTGGAAGTGAATCCGGTCCAGCGCCAGCCGCGTTCGCAAGAGATTGAGCTCGCCATTGAACGGTTTGAACGACGCCACGACCGGATCGGACGCCGGCGTCGATCCGCTCGCCGTATGCCGCACTACAGTGGAAGCCCCCAAGACGTACACCTCGTCGCCGACGCGCACGAACGCCGCCTTCAGACGCACGCCAGCATCAGCGGCAACCGTTCGGTCGCGTCCTGCGGCCTCGGCCCGGAGCGCGTCGATCAACGGCCGGGCGGCTTGACCGAAGGGCTCGCCAACCTTCGCCTCGGCCGGTCGACCGAGCGTGCTAATGCGAAACAACCGCCCCGTACCATCATAGCCCAGGGTGAACTGATGCTTGTGTTGCGCGGCGTAGAAGGCGCCGAAGTTGCGGTCATACCAGCCCACATCAGCCGACGTCATCCGATCCACGGCATCGTCCCAGATGGAGGCGGTGGTCAGGTTCTCACCAATGGTTTCCAGCGCCCGCGTCAGGCGCAACTTGACCAAACCCTCTTCCTTGCGCGCCTGGTGCGCATCGATTCCGCGACTGACGATGGCCAGAACCCCGGCCATGCCGATGACGGACGAGAGCATCAGGATCAACGCGATCCTGAACGTGCTCCACGCCTGCCAACCCGTAATCGCTGTCACGCCACTCATATGGTCTGGCTTAAGGTGGGCAGACTAAGACGTCGTGAACATCATCCAGGTCCGCCGCGTTCGCCGACGAAATCCTGGGCGAACTCGGGCGCCTCGTCTTCCAGCGGCAGGGTCCCGTCCTCGTCGTCGGCCTCCGACGCGCGGCTGGGGTCGGGCACCTCGAATCCGACCGGCAGCGACAGGTCCAGCAGGCCCGCCGCCTTCATCTCCTGCACGCCTGGCAGGTCATACAGGGTCGCCAGGCCGAAATGCTCCAGGAACCGGTCGGTGGTCGCATACGTGACGGGCCGCCCCGGCGTGCGCCTGCGTCCGCGCAGCCGCACGAACCCCATCTCCAGCAACAGGTCCAGCGTGCCCTTGGAGATGCTGACGCCGCGCACGCTCTCGATCTCGGCGCGGGTGACGGGCTGGTGATAGGCGATGATGGCCAGGGTCTCCAGCGCGGCCTTGGACAGCCGGCGCGGCTCCTCGCGCTCCTGCGTCATCATGAAGGCCAGGTCCGGCGCGGTGCGAAAGCGCCAGCGGTCGGCGACGCACTCCAGCTCGACCCCCCGCCCCTCATAGCGGGCGCGCAGACCCGATATGGCGCGGGCGACGTTGGAGTTCGCGGGCAGGCGCGCGGCGATCTCGGCCGCCGTCAACGGCCCGGCGGCGGCGAACAGCAGGGCCTCGACCCGCCGTTCGATCTCGGCCTCGTCGGGCTGGAACGACAGGTCGCTCACGGCGTCAGCTCCAGCGGCTGGCCCGGTCCACGCCGTTTCAGAAACAGGTCCGCGAACGCCTCGCTCTGCCGGATGTCCATCGCCCCCTCCTTCACCAGCTCCAGACTGGCCGACAGGGTCGAGGCCGTAAAGCTGGCCTGGCTGGGCCCCTCCTCATCCTCGCGGTGCGGCGCCACCTTTTCCAGCGGTGTCCAGTCGGCCAGCTTCGGCATGATCTCGCGCAGCCAGTCGCGGGCAGCTTCCAATGGAAAGGCCTCGACCCGCTGACCGGGGGCGTAGCGCCGGGCCTCCTCGCGCCGGCGCTGCACCACATAGGCGCTCATCAGTTCGTACAGGCTGGCGTCGATGCGATCCGAGGGTGTGATCACCGTCGCCTCGGGATCGCCGCGCGTGAAGACGTCGCGCTTCAGCTGGGGCCTAGCCATCAGCTGTTCGACAGCCTTTCGCATCGCCTCCAGCTTCTGCAGCCGGAACGCCAGGGCGGCGGCCATTTCCTCAGCCGGCGGTTCCTCGGCCTTGCCCTTGTCGGTGCGCGGCAGCAGCAGACGCGACTTCAGATAGGCCAGCCACGACGCCATCACCAGATAGTCCGCCGCCAAGGCGAAGTTGCGCCGCCGCGCCTCGTGCACGAAGGCCAGATACTGTTCCGCCAACTGGGTGATCGACAGCTTCAGCAGATCGACCTTCTGGTTTCGCGCCAGGGCCAGCAGGACGTGCAGCGGTCCCTCATAGCCTTCCAGATCGACGACGAAGGCCTCGCGCTCCTCGACCTCCTCGGCGTTGAAATCCAGATTGGGCTGGAAAGACTCCGTCATAGGTCTTTAGGCCTGCGCCTCACCCACATCCGGCCCCTTGGCGGCGTCCATCCGACCGCCCATGGCCTTGAAGAAGCGGTCGTGCCCCGCGACGGGATCCAGCGGCTCGGGCGTCCGCACGATCCGGGCCAGCGCGGCTTCCGCCCGGCGGCGCGCCCCGCCCTTCAGCGAGCCGACGCCCTCGGCGACCTGGCGCATTTCGTCCATGTCGCCGTTCCAGTGGACGACGAGATCGCAGCCAGCCTTCAGGGCCTTGTGCGCGCGCTGGGTCAGCGAGCCCGAAAGGGCATTCATCACCAGATCGTCGGACAGCAGCAGACCGCCGAATCCCAATCGCTCGCGGATCAGGCGAATGGCCTTCTTCGATTGCGTGGCCGGATGTTTGCGATCGATCGCGGTGAAGACGATGTGCGCCGTCATGCCGATCGGCATGTCCGACAGGGCCTTGAACGGGGCAAAGTCCCAGGCATCCAGCGTGTCCAGATCGGCGTGAACCGTCGGCAGATCCTTGTGCGTATCCGCAAAGGCCCGGCCGTGGCCCGGCATGTGCTTGATGCAGGGCAGAACCCCGCCGGCCAGCAGCCCCTCCGCCGCCGCCCGGCCCAGCACGGCGACCGTCTCGGGGTCGACGCCATAGGCGCGGTCGCCGATGATGTCGTGGGCGCCGGGCACCGGCACGTCCAGCACCGGCAGCAGATCGACGGTCACACCGACCTCGCGCAGATCGTGCGCCATCAGACGTGCGCCCAGGCGCGTCAGCTCACGCGCCTGAGCCAGCTCGTTCGTCGCCTTCAGATAGGCGGCGCCCGGCGGATATTTCGGCCAGTGCGGCGGCCCCATGCGCTGGACCCGGCCGCCTTCCTGGTCGATCAGGATCGGCGCCTCGGGATCGCCGATGGACGCCCGCAGTTCGTCGGTCAGGGCCCGCACCTGTTCCGGCGTGTCGATATTGCGCCGGAACAGGATGAAGCCCCAGGGTCGAACTTCGGCGAAGAAGGCCTTTTCGGCCTCCGTCAGCCGATGTCCCAGGCAGCCATAGATGGCGGCGGACGTCACCGGACGATGCAGTCCCGGCCCGCCGCCTTCAGCGCATTGCAGAAGGCCACCGCCCGTTCGCGCGACAGGCCCGAGAAGGCCGTCCGGTACAGGGTCGATCCGCTGGACGAGGTCACTTCGGTCACCCGCTTTTCGGCGCCCGAGGCGTACGCGCCGAAGCGGCCGGCGACGGCGGCATATTCACGGTCCGCGATCTCGGTCGAGGAGAAGGCGCCGATCTGGACCGAGGCCGACCCGCCGGTCGCGGCCGGAGCCTTGGTCGCCGGCGTCGCAACGGGCGCAGTCGGAGTCGTCGGACGCGGCGCAGGCGCGGCCGGCGTCGCCGTATTGGCGGGCGGCAGGCCCTGTCCGATCGGTGCGGCGGTCGGCGGCGCGGCCGGACGCGGCTGGGGCGCCTCGGGCGGCGGGGTGAAGGTCACTGGCGCATCGGTCGTTTCGGTCTCGTCGCGATAGACGCGCACGCCCTCGGCCGGATCGATCGGCTGGGCGTCGATGGGCGCGGCGGTCTTCATCTCGCCGACCGGCTGACCCACGGCCGGCGGCGCGTCGGTCGAGGCACGCATGCCGGAACGGTAGAAGAAGATCACCGCAACGATCAGCAGCAGCAGGACCACCGCGCTGATGATCAATGTCACGGGCGGCGCCTTGCCTCCGCCCGAGCCGACATTGCGGCCGCTGCGCGGATCGTAGCTATTGCGGCGGAACGGCAGGTCGTCGTCGGTCGGCGGCGTATAGGCGCCCCGGCCGGGTTTATTGTCGTCTTCAAAGGACATGGTCGCGCTCCGCCGTCTGTCGGCGCGAATCGGCGCGCCGAACGATCACTCTACGCCCCCGCGTGCATCTTTCGAATCACAGATCGAGGGCGAGGTCGAGGCTGAACAGCTTCTGGTGCACTTCTATGGCGTAACGGTCGGTCATGCCGGCGATGTAGTCGCACACGGCGCGCGCCCGCTGTGTCTTGTCCGGGGTCATGGCCGGTTCGCCCCACTCCGGCGGCATCACCTCCGGCTCGGCCATGAACAGTTCGAACAGCTGCGACAGCACGCGCCGCGCCTGGCTGCGGGTTCGGTTGACGCGGTAGTGGCGATACATCCGCTCGAACAGGAACTTCCTCAGCACCGCCAGATCGACGTGCATGGCGTGCGAGAAATCCACCATTGTGCGCTTGGCCATCCGAACGTCCTCGGTCGTGACGATCCGGTCTTCCTCCAGCCGCCGCCCCGTCTCGGCCAGCACGTCCTCGACCATCACGCCGATCATCCGCCGCACCGCTTCGATGCGCAGCATCCGATCGTCGATGGCGGGATATTCGCTGCGCACCTCGGCCAACATGGGGCCGATCAGCGGCACCTGATCCAGATCGCGCAGGGTGATCAGACCCGCCTGCACCCCGTCGTCCACGTCGTGGTTGTTGTAGGCGATGTCGTCGGCGATGGCCGCGCACTGGGCCTCCAGCGAGGCGAACGTCCCCAGCCGCAGGTCCCACCCGGCCTCGCCGCCGGCCGCATAGGGACGCACCACCGACCAGGCCGGCTCGTCCAGCCGGTGCGACACCGGGCCGTTGTGCTTGATGACGCCCTCGACCGTCTCCCAGCTCAGGTTCAGCCCGTCGAACTGCGGATAGCGGTTCTCCAACTCGGTCACGACGCGGAAGCTCTGGACGTTGTGGTCGAACCCGCCGTAGTCGCGCATCTGCACCACCAGCTCGTCCTCGCCGGCGTGGGCGAACGGCGGATGGCCCAGGTCGTGGGCCAGGGCGATGGTTTCGGCCAGGTCGTCGTCCAGCCTCAGCGCATGGGCCAACGACCGCGCGATCTGCGCCACCTCCAGCGAATGGGTCAGGCGGGTGCGGTAGTGATCGCCCTCATGCGCCACGAAGACCTGGGTCTTCTCCTTCAGCCGCCGGAACGCCGTCGCATGGATGATGCGGTCACGGTCCCGCGCAAAGGCGGTGCGCGTGCGGCTGGCGGGCTCGAAAACGCGGCGGCCTTGCGTCAGGTCGGCGCGCTCGGCGTAGGAGGCGAGGTCTGTGTGGCTCAAGTCATCAACTTTGAGGCTGCTTTGATGCGGGGGCCTTTGCGAACGGCCCTGCCCGCCTCATATAGACAGCCGTGAGCACCGTCCAATCCACAGAACCGTCCACACCCGCCTTCACCGTCGCCACGCGCGCGCCGGAAGGCATCGTCCTGGCCGCCAGCGCCGCCAAGCGGCTGGCGAAACTCGGGGCGGCCGAGGGCAAGACCCTGATGTTGCGCGTGGCGGTCGACGGCGGCGGCTGCTCGGGCTTCCAGTATCGGTTCGAACTGGTCGAGACGGCCGAGGACGACGATCTGCGCATTCAGGCCGACGGCCAGACCGCCCTGATCGACCCCGTCTCAGTTCCCTTCCTGAAGAATTCCGAGATCGCTTATGTCGATGAACTGGCCGGCGCCCAGTTCGTCGTCAGGAACCCGAACGCCGCCTCCAGCTGCGGCTGCGGCGTCAGCTTCTCGATCTGACGACGGCCCAGCCGGTCGCCAGGATGGGAGAGGCCAGCAAGGCCGCAAAGGCCCAGTCCCACACCCCATCCTGCAACAGTGCGCCCACCAGCCCGATCAGGCTGAGCGCGAACAGGACGATGGGCGTGCGGAAGATGGCCCACAGGCTCAGATCACGCGGGTTATGACGGCGCCGGCTCACGCCTTCCGCCTCCCCTTGCCCAGCCACAGATAAAGACCGGACCCCAGGATCACGATGGTGGCGATGTCCAAGAGCGCCCACAGGATCTTCAGCGCCAGCCCGCCGTAGTCGCCGAAATGCAGCGGCTGCGACAACGACAAGGTTTTCACATACCAGGGCATCGGCGCCACCGCCGCCAGTTCGCCCGTCCGCGCGTCGATCAGCGCCGGCGTCGTCATATGCGTCGTCAGCGGCGTGTCGCCGTGGAAGAAGACGGCATAGTGGTGGTCGGTCGAATAGTCGGTCCCCGGAAACGCCACGAACTGCAGCTTCATGCCCGGGAGCGCCGCCTTGGCCCGCTCCACCGCCGCATCCAGCGAGGCCCGGCCTTGGGCGGGCGCCGGCGCATCGTAGGCGACGGTCAGTTCCTTCAGCGCCGTCTCTTTCCAATAGGCCAGGATGGGCGTGGCCAGGGTGTTGACCACCCCCGTCAGCCCCACCACCAGCACCCAGGCCGCCGTCACCACGCCCAGCAGATTGTGGTAGTCCAGCCACCGCGTCCGCGCCGCCTTCTTGACCCGCACCGTGCCGAACGGCAGCCGACGCATGAAGGGCGCATACAGCACCACGCCCGACACCACGGCCACGACCAGCAACAGCCCCATCGCGCCCAGAAACAGCATTCCCGGCAGACCCAGGAACATGTCGGTGTGCAGCTGAAGCAGGAACTCCATGACCGGATGACCGGCGACCAGCGGCGCGCCCTCGCCGCTGGTCTGGTCGATGGGCTCGAAACTGTATTTGCCGGCCGGGGCGTCGGGGGCGCGGCTGGTGACGTTCACCACCGGCCGGTCCTCGTCGAAGCTCATGAAGGCCGGAACCTCGCCCGGATGTTTGGCCAGACCCGCGGCCAGCACCTCGTCGAGCGTCAGCAGTCGGCCGCCCGGGTTCTTCGGGGCCCACGGCTCATGCAGCAGCGCCTCGTTCAGCTCGTGGCTGAACACCAGCGGCAGCCCCGTGACGCACAGCATCAGCAGGAACAGGGTCGAGATCAGGCTCGACCACTTGTGCGTCCAGGTCCAGGCGCGGATCGTCCGGGCGTGCATCGGCCGGCGCGGATCAGAACTCGGTGGAGACCGACAGACGCAAGGTCCGCGGCGCGCCCAGCGTCAGATAGTTCGATCCCGGATAGCCGCCGACTGCGACCCACTGATCCTCATCCGCGACATTCTCCACCCGCGCCCGCAGCGTCACCGGCTTGTCACCCGCCACGAAGGCGTAGCGCACCCCGGCGTCGAACCGGGTCCAGCTTTCCAGCTCCAGCGTATTGGTCGCATTGGCCGGCTGGGCGCCGGTGTGAACCGCCCGGCCCTCGACCGTCAGACCGCTGACGATCGGCACGTCCCACTCGACGTTCAGATTGGCCTGGAAGTCCGGCACGCCGATGGCCGACTTACCCGCATTGGCGGCGGTCAGCGAACGGTTGATCTCGGCGTCCAGCCAGGTCGCGCCGCCGATCAGACGCAAGCCCGTGATCGGCTCGCCATATACGGTCAGTTCGACGCCCTGGTTCTCCTGCTCGCCGCCGTCCGAATAGACGGCGGTGTCCGGATCGAAAAAGGCGCTGGGCAGGGTCGTGCGGAAGACGCTCAGCGTGCCGCCATATGAACCGGCGTCGTATTTGGCGCCGATCTCGGCCTGCTCGGCGCGGAAGGGCGACAGGACCTCCCCGCCGTTGATCACCGTCACGCCGTTGACCACCGCCGGCGCGGTCGTGCCCGGAACCAGGGCTTCGGCATAGTTGGCGTACAGCGAGATCGTGTCGCTGGGCTTGTAGACCACCGCGAAGGCCGGCGTCGTCGCGTCGCTGGAATAGCCCGACGTAAATGCGCCGTCGGCATAGGCATAGGATCGGGTCTCGATCTCCTGATAGCGGAGGCCGACTGTCGCCAGCACCCGTCCGTCCAGGAAGGACAAGACATCGGCGACGGCGAAACTGGTGTTCTTGACCCGCTCGGTGACGTTGGGATCATCCAGATCGCCCGAGACGCTGCCGATGGCCGGCGCCGGCGACAACAGCGGATTGGTCAGCGTCCCCATCGCATAGCCGGCGAAGCTCGACGCCGCCCAGGCGTTCTTCGACTTCGACTGGATCTGCGAGGCCGAGGCGACCAGGCGATGGTTGATCGGGCCGGTCGTCAGATCGGCGCGCACGCCGATGTCGCCAGACCACACCGTGTCCTCGCGAATATTGTCGAAGCGATAGCCGCGGATCGCGCCCGCCGCGTCGGCGCGCGGATTGGCCAGGCTGTTGTCTTCCTCGCCCTGACGCCCGCCGAAAGCGGCCCAGGCGCTGATGCTGTCGGTCAGGTCAAGCTCGCCGCGCAAGGCGCCGAACAGCTGCTTCTCGTCGGTGTAGGTCCAGCGCTGGGCGAAGTTCTTGTCGGCCGAGGGCGCGTCAGGGATGGCGGTTCCCGGCGTCACGCTGGGACGGGGCGCATCGATCCGGTGATCCTGCCAGCCCAGATCGGCCGAAAACCGGGCGCGATCGCCTCGGCGGTCCAGTCCAAGGCCGACGACCCGCAGTTGGCCGGTCTCGTCCTCGACCGAGCTCTCGCCCGCGCGGCTGGCGACGTTCAGACGCGCGCCCCATTCGCCTTCGTCGCCGAAACGGCGGGACAGGTCGGCGGCGGCATAGATCTCGTCTCGGCCCGACACGCCTCCGGTCAGGCGGGTCAGCGGGACGTCCCCCGCCCGCTTCGGCGTCAGGTTGAAGGCGCCGCCGACCCCCGTTCCGCCTGGCGCGGCGCCGTTCAGGAAGGTGCTGGCCCCGCGAAACACCTCGACCCGCTCGACCAGTTCGGCCGCCACGAACTGGCGCGGCAGCACGCCGTAAAGGCCGTTGTAGCTCATGTCGTCCGAGAAGACCGGGAAGCCGCGAACGACATACAGCTCCTGGAAGTTGCCGAATCCCTTGGACACACGCACCGTCGGGTCGTTCTGCAGCACGTCGCCGATGCCGCGCGCCTGCTGATCACGCACCAATTTTTCAGTGTAGTTGGCGGTCGAGAACGGCGTGTCCATCACGCCCAGATTGCCCAGCAGGCCGACCCGTCCCCCGCGCGCCACCTGACCGCCCGCTGCCGGCGAGGTCAACCGCACCTGCGATCCCGTCACCACGATCTCGCCCAGCTCCGCCGGAGCCGTCGCCTGCTGCGCCAGGGCTGGCGAGGCGAGCGTCATCGCAAGGGCGCTGGCTGTCAAAAGAACGGAGGCAAGGCGAAGGCAGAGCATTTTGATACGCATTCTCAAAATCAAGTTGCGCGTCCCTAGCCCGATCGGTGGGCGCAATGCAATCCGCCGCGCCCGCGACATATTGCATTTAGCCCTTTTCCTAATTAGGAACGTCGCTATGAACACTCTGTTCAAGGCCCTGTCGCATCCGGTGCGCCGCCGCATCATCGCCATGCTGCGCGCCGGTCCGCTGGCCTCCGGCGATATCGCCGCCGCCTTCGACATAAGCTGGCCCACCATCACAGGTCACCTCAACGCCCTGAAGGAGGCCGGTCTGGTCAGCCCGGAGCGCGAGGGCCAGACCATCCGCTATCGCCTTGAAATCTCGGCGGTCGAGGAGGCCATGGCCTTTCTGATGGATATTGTCGGGACCGGCGAAGCGACCGCCCCCCTGCCCCAGCCCTCAAAGGAAGCACGCCGATGAAGTATCGCTTGAGCCTGCTGGACTATCTGACACTCGCCGTCTTCGGCGTGCAGGCGGCGTTCGCCCTCTATATCGGCGTCAACGGCCCGACGACGCCCATGCCGATGCACTGGAACGCGGACTGGCAGGTTGATCGCTGGGGCGACCGAGTGGAGTTCGCGACCTTCGCGGGCGGCATGGCGGTGATCGGCTTCATCGCCGCCGCCGGCCTGGGTCTGGCCGCAATGCGCGCAGAGGACCAAGGCGACGCCTCACGGCGTCGCTCGATGCGGATCGGCAAGGGGCTGACCGTGTTCATCGTCGCCGCCATCGGCCTGATCATCGCCTGGGCCAGCCTGGGGCACGCAACCGTCGACAGCGGCCCCGCCGTCATGACCGGCGCCTTGTCGCTGATCCTGCTGGTCACCGGCGCCTTCCTCGGACGTGTCGCGCCCAATCCCCTGATCGGCGTGCGCACGCCCTGGAGCTACAAGAGCCGCTTGGCCTGGGACCGCTCGAACCGTCTGGCCGGCCGCCTGTTCTGTCTGGTCGGCCTGGCCGGCCTGATCGCCGCGCCGCTTGCGCCCCCGCCCTACGGCGTCACGGCCCTGGTCGCCGCCGTCATCGTCGTCGCGGGTCTTTCGATCTTCGAGAGCTGGCGCGTCTGGCGCGCCGATCCCGACCGCCAACCCTTCTGAAGGAGACTGCCATGCTGACGCTGACCCACGCCCTTCTCGCCGCCAGCCTGCTCGCCGGCCCGGTCTCGACCGACATCGCCCTGCCCGCCCAGCCCGCGCCCTTGCATGGCACGCTGCTGACGCCGGAGGCGCCGACGGCCGTCGCCGTCATCCTGCCCGGCTCAGGCCCAACCGATCGGGACGGGAACAGCCCGATGGGCGTCGCCGCCTCCACCTACCGGCTGCTGGCCGAGGGCCTGGCGGAACAGGGCGTCGCCACCGTCCGCATCGACAAGCGCGGCATTGCGGCCAGCGCCGCCGCCGGGCTCGATGAATCCAAGCTGCGCTTCGACGACTACGCCGCCGACGCCCGCGCCTGGGCTGCCGAGGCCGCCTCGCGCGCCGGAAAATCCTGCGCCTGGCTGATCGGCCACAGCGAAGGCGCCCTGGTTGCGCTGAAGGCGGTCGAGGGCGGAGACGACAAGGTCTGCGGCCTGATCCTGCTGGCCGGCGCGGGTCGCCCAGCCGGCGCAGGGATTCGCGAGCAGCTACAAGCCGGCCTGCCCGAGCCGATGAAGCCCCAAGCCTTCGCCGCCCTGACCGAGCTCGAGGCCGGCCGCACCGTCGCCGACACGCCGCCTGCCTTGGCAGCCCTGTTCCGCCCGTCGGTCCAGCCCTATCTGATCTCGTGGCTGCCGCTGGACCCCGCCGCCCTGCTCGCCGCCTACGACGGCCCGGTCTTCATCGGCCAGGGGACCACCGACCTCCAGGTCACGGTCACGGACGCCCAGGCCCTGGCCGCCGCCGACCCAAAGGCCACGCTGAAACTCTGGGAGGGCGTCAACCACCTCCTCAAGATCGCCCCCGCCGACCGCGCCGCCAATCTGGCCACCTACGCCGACCCGGCGTTGCCTCTGGCCCCCGGCGTGGCGCAGGACGTGGCGGCCTTCATCAAGACGAACGCCGCCCGCTGAATTCGCTGGCGGCCGCCGAACGTTCTGACGGCCAAAAGGCCTGCAAACAGGCACTCAGAAAGTCCGCCAAGGTTGGTTGGCGGACTTTCAACGGCTCAGCCTTTAGGCAGAATGCCCCGTTCCTCCAGCCAGGTTTCCAGCAGTCCGGGCCAGACCGTGTCCGGGCTGTGGTTCCGCCGCAGACCGAAGGCATGCCCACCGGTGGAGAACAGATGAACCTCGGCCGGAACCCCGGCCTGATCCAGTGCTCGCGCGTAGAGCGTGCTGTTGCAGATTTCATTCGTCGGATCGTCCCACGCGGCGATCAGAAAGGTTGGCGGAGCCTCTTGGGTCACCTTCAGCCCGGGATCAAAAACACCGCCGCGTCGGCAGATGTGGCCGGGGAAAAAGGCGATGGCGAAGTCGGGCCGGCTGCTGACCTGATCGATCTCATCGACGGGGGAATAGGCGGGCTCGAAAATGTTGCTCGTCTGCGCGACCAGATAGCCGCCGGCCGAAAAGCCCATCACCCCGATCTTGGTAGGATTGATCTGAAGTTCCCGCGCCTGTGAGCGGACCAATCTTACGGTGCGCTGTGCGTCCTGAAGGGCACGAGGCACTCGCGGCGTCACGGCCCGGCCGAGGTCGTCATCCCAGTAGTGATTGCTACGCGGAACGCGGTACTTTGACAGGATGCAGGTGACGCCTCGCGCAGCGATCCAGTTGCAGATTTCCGTCCCCTCGACGGTAACTACCACCGCACGGAATCCTCCGCCGGGAAAGACGACGACTGCCGCCCCGGTGTTTTTGCCCTGCGGTGGGAAGACAGTCATCGTAGGTTCGGTCACGTCGAATACGGCTTGGGACACGTCGCCATCAACGGCTTCGGGCGTCCTGCGCGTCAAGACGCTCTCGGAAGGCTGGCTCACGTCTTCCATGTCCGGCGCGCCATTCGGCCAGATCGGGATTTGGCGGGCGCCCCCCGGAGCTTGCCAGACGCCTGTTGTGCGGCCTTCCGCGACAGCTTGTGCCGATCCGACGTCAGAACCGCGGGTGACGGCGAAGCCGCTCGCGAGCACTGCCGCCCCGATAAGCCCTGCCAGAGCCATCCATGTCCGCCGCAACATCGAACCCCTCGCCTGACGCGATATCCGGCCGATAATTACGCGCTGAATCTTTGGCGCGAAAGCTTTACGAATCGGTCAGACCAGACCGCGCCCCGGATCGG
This genomic window contains:
- the scpB gene encoding SMC-Scp complex subunit ScpB, which produces MSDLSFQPDEAEIERRVEALLFAAAGPLTAAEIAARLPANSNVARAISGLRARYEGRGVELECVADRWRFRTAPDLAFMMTQEREEPRRLSKAALETLAIIAYHQPVTRAEIESVRGVSISKGTLDLLLEMGFVRLRGRRRTPGRPVTYATTDRFLEHFGLATLYDLPGVQEMKAAGLLDLSLPVGFEVPDPSRASEADDEDGTLPLEDEAPEFAQDFVGERGGPG
- a CDS encoding sensor histidine kinase produces the protein MLSSVIGMAGVLAIVSRGIDAHQARKEEGLVKLRLTRALETIGENLTTASIWDDAVDRMTSADVGWYDRNFGAFYAAQHKHQFTLGYDGTGRLFRISTLGRPAEAKVGEPFGQAARPLIDALRAEAAGRDRTVAADAGVRLKAAFVRVGDEVYVLGASTVVRHTASGSTPASDPVVASFKPFNGELNLLRTRLALDRIHFQPGDAEPPEGMIGVDVRDAGGVLLGLVVWAPEQPGYQILTKAGPLLLLLFVVLLIGTGSLLWTTTKDVRRLRASEVALSAALQRAEAANRAKTRFLSNVSHELRTPLNGVLGMAEIIGADLVTPQQRERLEILKASGRQQLRLVEELLDVVRLRDGAVTLETRPFRPDNLLQRVANDFRSAAEVKGLKVKVEAAEGEWLGDPVHIEKLMAALTDNAVRFTRTGGVMLRAVAGAGAGLALEVEDTGPGMEPAAAARLFEAFTQGDESATRTAEGLGLGLTAAHGLAALMGGKIEIVTAPGAGSTFRVVLPLKAVA
- the nagZ gene encoding beta-N-acetylhexosaminidase; this encodes MTSAAIYGCLGHRLTEAEKAFFAEVRPWGFILFRRNIDTPEQVRALTDELRASIGDPEAPILIDQEGGRVQRMGPPHWPKYPPGAAYLKATNELAQARELTRLGARLMAHDLREVGVTVDLLPVLDVPVPGAHDIIGDRAYGVDPETVAVLGRAAAEGLLAGGVLPCIKHMPGHGRAFADTHKDLPTVHADLDTLDAWDFAPFKALSDMPIGMTAHIVFTAIDRKHPATQSKKAIRLIRERLGFGGLLLSDDLVMNALSGSLTQRAHKALKAGCDLVVHWNGDMDEMRQVAEGVGSLKGGARRRAEAALARIVRTPEPLDPVAGHDRFFKAMGGRMDAAKGPDVGEAQA
- the erpA gene encoding iron-sulfur cluster insertion protein ErpA; translated protein: MVLAASAAKRLAKLGAAEGKTLMLRVAVDGGGCSGFQYRFELVETAEDDDLRIQADGQTALIDPVSVPFLKNSEIAYVDELAGAQFVVRNPNAASSCGCGVSFSI
- a CDS encoding segregation and condensation protein A; the encoded protein is MTESFQPNLDFNAEEVEEREAFVVDLEGYEGPLHVLLALARNQKVDLLKLSITQLAEQYLAFVHEARRRNFALAADYLVMASWLAYLKSRLLLPRTDKGKAEEPPAEEMAAALAFRLQKLEAMRKAVEQLMARPQLKRDVFTRGDPEATVITPSDRIDASLYELMSAYVVQRRREEARRYAPGQRVEAFPLEAARDWLREIMPKLADWTPLEKVAPHREDEEGPSQASFTASTLSASLELVKEGAMDIRQSEAFADLFLKRRGPGQPLELTP
- a CDS encoding deoxyguanosinetriphosphate triphosphohydrolase, giving the protein MSHTDLASYAERADLTQGRRVFEPASRTRTAFARDRDRIIHATAFRRLKEKTQVFVAHEGDHYRTRLTHSLEVAQIARSLAHALRLDDDLAETIALAHDLGHPPFAHAGEDELVVQMRDYGGFDHNVQSFRVVTELENRYPQFDGLNLSWETVEGVIKHNGPVSHRLDEPAWSVVRPYAAGGEAGWDLRLGTFASLEAQCAAIADDIAYNNHDVDDGVQAGLITLRDLDQVPLIGPMLAEVRSEYPAIDDRMLRIEAVRRMIGVMVEDVLAETGRRLEEDRIVTTEDVRMAKRTMVDFSHAMHVDLAVLRKFLFERMYRHYRVNRTRSQARRVLSQLFELFMAEPEVMPPEWGEPAMTPDKTQRARAVCDYIAGMTDRYAIEVHQKLFSLDLALDL
- a CDS encoding SPOR domain-containing protein — translated: MSFEDDNKPGRGAYTPPTDDDLPFRRNSYDPRSGRNVGSGGGKAPPVTLIISAVVLLLLIVAVIFFYRSGMRASTDAPPAVGQPVGEMKTAAPIDAQPIDPAEGVRVYRDETETTDAPVTFTPPPEAPQPRPAAPPTAAPIGQGLPPANTATPAAPAPRPTTPTAPVATPATKAPAATGGSASVQIGAFSSTEIADREYAAVAGRFGAYASGAEKRVTEVTSSSGSTLYRTAFSGLSRERAVAFCNALKAAGRDCIVR